ATCCCGGCGATGATCTGACGGCACGTGGACCGTTGCTCATGGTCTCCGCCGACCGCGAGCAGAAGCACGGAGGTGTCGAGAAAGAAGCGCCTCACGACGACGCCTTGTGCTCGACGTAGGAGGTCAGGTCTTCCTCCAGCTCCTGCTTCATCTCCTGCCACGACTGGCCCGGGCCCGGATGTGCCCGCGCCGTCAGCTCGAGGAAGTGCCCCGCCGCCTCGGCTCGGCGGATAGTCGCCGCCCGGTCCTCGAAGTGCTCGTCGATGGACTGCCGGATCACCGAGGCGACGCTCCTCCCGGTCCGCTTCGCCTCTGCGGAGACCAGTTCGTAGCGCTCGGTGTCCAGCAAGAGCTGGAGGCGCTTCTCCAACACAGACATGCACATACACTAGCATGTGCATGTCGAGGGCTCAAGGTACACCCGCGCCAGGGCCCCTCTCATCACCCCTGCGGCTCCGGCAAGCCGCTGCGCTCGAGCAGCCACTCCTCGTACTGGGCCTGGCACTCGTCCTCGGCGCTGACGGTCAGCGCCCGGGCCCGGCACTCCTGCAGCTCGAGGGCGGCCGGCCACACCGCCAGCATCGCCAGGTGCAGGACGAGCACGAGCCCGCCCATCGCGAGGCCGACGACGACGGACACGACGAGCGCGGTGCG
This DNA window, taken from Kineosporiaceae bacterium SCSIO 59966, encodes the following:
- a CDS encoding antitoxin — its product is MSVLEKRLQLLLDTERYELVSAEAKRTGRSVASVIRQSIDEHFEDRAATIRRAEAAGHFLELTARAHPGPGQSWQEMKQELEEDLTSYVEHKASS